A genome region from Tolypothrix sp. PCC 7712 includes the following:
- the coxB gene encoding cytochrome c oxidase subunit II, translated as MKQIPLGIITLIAGILITLISLWVGQNNHLLPVQASAQAPLVDDFFNVMVAIGTALFLVVQGAILFSVIKFRRRPGDNGDGLPIEGSFPLEILWTIIPGIIVIGLGVYSVDVYTEMGGMDEIGHHGMTHESMMAQPESNPIGIGSTPATEGKPPSLVVNVTGMQYAWLFNYPDSDVNTGELHVPIGQDVLLNISANDVIHSFWVPQFRLKQDAIPGQPTQLRFTATKTGTYPIVCAELCGGYHGSMRTSVVVHTPEDYDRWLAENRVAQQPEMDQTVAVNP; from the coding sequence GGTATCTTAATTACGCTAATTAGCTTGTGGGTAGGACAAAATAATCATCTTTTGCCTGTTCAAGCTTCCGCACAAGCGCCTTTAGTAGATGATTTCTTTAATGTGATGGTAGCCATTGGGACTGCTTTATTTTTAGTAGTACAAGGGGCCATCCTGTTTTCTGTAATTAAGTTTCGTCGGCGGCCTGGAGATAATGGCGATGGCCTGCCAATTGAAGGTAGCTTTCCCCTAGAAATTTTGTGGACTATTATCCCCGGAATCATTGTAATTGGATTGGGGGTTTACAGCGTAGATGTTTACACCGAGATGGGCGGGATGGATGAGATTGGTCATCACGGTATGACCCACGAGTCAATGATGGCACAACCCGAATCAAACCCCATTGGTATTGGTTCGACACCTGCAACCGAAGGTAAACCACCATCTTTAGTAGTTAACGTCACCGGAATGCAATATGCTTGGCTGTTCAACTATCCCGATAGCGATGTGAATACAGGCGAACTGCACGTTCCCATCGGTCAAGATGTATTACTGAATATCTCTGCAAATGATGTAATTCACTCATTTTGGGTGCCTCAGTTTCGGTTGAAGCAAGATGCAATTCCTGGTCAACCTACACAGTTGCGGTTCACCGCCACCAAAACAGGAACCTATCCCATAGTTTGCGCCGAACTGTGTGGTGGCTATCACGGTAGTATGCGTACTTCTGTAGTTGTCCACACCCCAGAAGATTACGATCGCTGGTTGGCAGAAAATCGCGTAGCCCAACAGCCAGAAATGGATCAAACCGTTGCCGTCAATCCATAA
- the ctaD gene encoding cytochrome c oxidase subunit I — protein sequence MTQLETPKSTTVVTHHEVPEKWKWYDYFTFNIDHKVIGIQYLVTAFVFYLIGGLMAMAIRIELNTPDADFLDPNLYNAFMTNHGTLMIFMWIVPAAIGGFGNFLIPLMVGARDMAFPKLNAIAFWLNPPAGALLLGSFFFGGSQSGWTAYPPLSLITANTAQSMWILAIVLVGTSSILGALNFVVTILKMKVPSMQWTQMPLFCWAILATSVLALLSTPVLAAGLVLLLFDINFGTSFFKPDAGGNVVLYQHLFWFYSHPAVYLMILPIFGIMSEVIPVHARKPIFGYKAIAYSSLAICIIGLFVWVHHMFTSGTPPWMRMFFTISTLIVAVPTGVKIFGWVATLWGGKIRFTSAMLFAIGLLSMFVVGGLGGVTLGTAPFDIHVHDTYYVVGHFHYVLFGGSVFGIYAGIYHWFPKMTGRMMNETWGRVHFALTFVGTHLTFLPMHQLGLQGMPRRVAMYDPQFAGINHICTIGAIILGISVIPFFFNAIWSWMNGPKASDNPWEALTLEWTTTSPPAIENWEVLPVVTHGPYDYGRSDEGKPTAQTAASV from the coding sequence ATGACACAATTAGAAACTCCCAAATCTACAACAGTCGTTACCCACCACGAAGTACCCGAAAAGTGGAAATGGTACGACTATTTCACCTTTAATATCGATCACAAAGTCATTGGCATTCAATATCTGGTAACCGCCTTTGTGTTTTACCTGATTGGTGGATTAATGGCGATGGCGATCCGCATCGAATTAAATACACCAGATGCAGATTTTCTCGATCCCAACCTTTACAACGCCTTCATGACCAACCACGGCACATTAATGATTTTTATGTGGATTGTGCCGGCGGCGATTGGGGGATTTGGTAACTTCCTGATTCCCTTGATGGTGGGGGCGCGAGATATGGCGTTTCCCAAATTGAATGCGATCGCATTTTGGTTAAATCCGCCGGCTGGGGCCTTACTTTTGGGTAGCTTCTTCTTTGGTGGTTCTCAAAGTGGCTGGACTGCTTACCCACCATTGAGTTTAATCACAGCTAACACTGCCCAATCAATGTGGATTTTAGCGATCGTGTTGGTGGGGACTTCCTCAATTTTGGGGGCGTTAAACTTTGTCGTCACCATCTTGAAGATGAAAGTCCCCAGTATGCAATGGACGCAAATGCCCTTATTCTGCTGGGCAATTTTAGCCACTTCAGTTTTAGCCCTGCTGTCTACCCCAGTTTTAGCAGCCGGATTAGTGCTGTTATTATTTGATATCAACTTTGGCACTTCTTTCTTTAAGCCGGATGCTGGCGGAAATGTGGTGCTTTATCAGCATTTATTTTGGTTTTATTCCCACCCTGCCGTATATTTAATGATTTTGCCCATCTTCGGCATTATGTCGGAGGTGATTCCCGTTCACGCCCGTAAACCGATATTTGGCTATAAAGCGATCGCTTATTCTAGCTTGGCAATCTGCATTATTGGTTTATTTGTTTGGGTACACCATATGTTTACCAGTGGTACACCCCCTTGGATGCGGATGTTCTTTACCATTTCTACCCTGATTGTTGCTGTTCCCACTGGCGTGAAGATTTTTGGTTGGGTAGCAACTCTGTGGGGCGGTAAAATCCGCTTTACCAGTGCCATGTTATTTGCCATTGGCTTGCTATCAATGTTTGTCGTTGGCGGATTAGGCGGCGTAACCTTGGGTACAGCGCCTTTTGATATCCATGTTCACGATACATATTATGTAGTTGGTCACTTCCACTACGTATTATTTGGCGGTTCTGTATTTGGTATCTATGCGGGAATTTACCATTGGTTCCCCAAGATGACTGGCAGAATGATGAATGAAACCTGGGGAAGAGTACATTTTGCCCTGACTTTTGTTGGTACTCACCTCACTTTCCTACCCATGCACCAACTAGGGTTGCAAGGAATGCCGCGCCGTGTCGCCATGTATGACCCTCAATTTGCAGGAATTAATCATATTTGTACTATTGGCGCAATAATTCTCGGCATATCTGTAATCCCGTTCTTCTTCAACGCCATTTGGAGTTGGATGAATGGCCCCAAAGCGTCAGATAACCCTTGGGAAGCGCTGACTTTAGAATGGACAACCACTTCACCCCCAGCGATTGAAAACTGGGAAGTACTACCAGTTGTGACTCACGGCCCCTACGATTATGGGCGCAGTGATGAAGGAAAACCCACAGCGCAAACGGCTGCCTCGGTTTAA
- a CDS encoding heme-copper oxidase subunit III, with the protein MQDSTLNAPEIALGSAASHEEHQDLRVFGLLTFLVSESLMFGGFFATYLILRGGAAVWPPEGTEVELLIPTINTIILVSSSFVIHLGDTAIKKNHIAGMRLWYGITALMGAIFLGGQVYEYLTLGYGLTTNVFSNCFYLMTGFHGLHVFIGLLLILGVLWRSRRVGHYSATKHTGIEMAEIYWHFVDIIWIILFTLLYILSVF; encoded by the coding sequence ATGCAGGATTCAACTTTGAACGCCCCAGAAATAGCGTTGGGTTCAGCCGCTTCCCATGAAGAACATCAAGACTTGCGGGTGTTCGGGCTGCTGACGTTTCTGGTTTCTGAGTCTTTGATGTTTGGTGGTTTTTTTGCCACTTACCTAATTTTGCGTGGTGGTGCCGCAGTTTGGCCGCCGGAAGGGACAGAGGTAGAATTACTCATACCCACAATTAACACCATCATCCTAGTTTCTAGTAGCTTTGTGATCCACTTAGGTGATACAGCGATTAAGAAAAATCATATCGCGGGGATGCGCTTATGGTATGGCATCACAGCGTTGATGGGCGCGATTTTCCTGGGAGGTCAGGTATATGAGTATCTGACTTTGGGATATGGGTTAACTACCAACGTATTTTCTAATTGCTTTTACTTGATGACAGGTTTTCACGGTTTACACGTATTTATAGGGTTGCTGTTAATACTTGGTGTACTGTGGCGATCGCGCCGTGTCGGTCATTACTCTGCTACGAAACATACTGGCATTGAAATGGCAGAAATCTACTGGCACTTTGTAGATATCATTTGGATCATTCTATTTACGCTGTTGTATATTCTGAGCGTATTTTAG